One Stigmatopora argus isolate UIUO_Sarg chromosome 20, RoL_Sarg_1.0, whole genome shotgun sequence genomic region harbors:
- the phka1a gene encoding phosphorylase b kinase regulatory subunit alpha, skeletal muscle isoform isoform X5: MKRVCVREGPRHGTSPRKRRAAGCLGPRQCLRHRVGVGAQPGLQEERRQGRRQGQGLRTGAERGEAHERRPAVHYQLHKVEKFKYSRSTSDSLHAKYDTKTCAPVVGDDQWGHLQVDATSLFLLFLAQMTASGLHIVYTQDEVDVVQNLMFYIEAAYKVADYGMWERGDKTNQGITEINASSIGTAKAALEALDELNLFGAKGGPGSVVHALADDIQHCQSILTSMLPRASISKEVDAGVLAIISYPAFAVEDIGIVNVTKEEIISKLQGRYGCCRFLRDGHKTPKEDPSRLYYESAELKLFENIECEWPLFWTYLILDGIFTNSPEQVQEYQEALEAILIKQKDGIRLLPELYSVPPDKVEEEYVNPHTVERIPMGKCPLKWGQSLYVLGKLLSEGFLAPGEIDPLNRRFSTIPKPDVVVQVSVLAETEEIKELLLKHGIHVETVADIHPIHVQPSRVLSHIYARLGRNPRLGLTGRPYRMIGILGTSKFYIIRNTIFSFTPQFLDHQQFYLALDNKMIVEMLRTEISYLSSRWRMTGRPTVTFPVSQSMLTEDRANLDPAVLATLKKLQDGYYGGARIQTGKLSEFLTTSCFAHLSFLDGKALGGTHGRAHDEFDHLDGEGYVHELSCDDEADDLAQYLDHLLAHSAPKKPNAQMGGLGKFKAVASKTKDMVSLKNKAQSLNVQEVNMYLPNKLFHCHQPSLNLPDPSTAPNTQVPEVTLTPESGVPRDAGGAVDYSALVQLLKETKSLQDQADILYILFKDKGMDWDTGLHGKEATVRSLLGDLYEKAGELKHWGLIRMISGMLRKKVEELDSACSDLLAHQKHLTVGLPPEPREKTISAPIPLDRLAAVIDEASDGNISVAILTQEVMVYLAMSIRTQPNLFSEMFRLRIGLIIQVMATELAQSLNCSGEEATESLMSLSPSELKNLLHHILSGKEFGVERSVREADGALSPAISIHHLGNVGATKSERAGISKLKSDMKTLEHRMSLTQADRRVSLTDAIKPDQSAASARKSLRSHSLDIGKMESGRYRLPSVESLDIPEGASFAKDARQGQWLRRRRLDGSLNRVPVGFYQKVWRILQKCHGLSIEGYVLPSSTTREMTPGEIKFSLHVETVLNRVPQPEYRQLLVEAILVLTMLSDVDVPTIGSIVHADKIVRLADDMFHKDQRDLGADEDLLERDPSTGVCKLLYDSAPSGRFGSMTYLTKAVAVYVQDFLPAGSCAVQ, from the exons ATGAaacgtgtttgtgtgcgtgaaGGACCCCGTCACGGGACTTCTCCCCGGAAACGGCGAGCAGCCGGATGCCTGGGTCCGAGACAATGTCTACGCCATCGTGTCGGTGTGGGCGCTCAGCCTGGCCTACAGGAAGAACGCCGACAGGGACGAAGACAAGGCCAAGGCTTACGAACTGGAGCAG AGCGTGGTGAAGCTCATGAGAGGCGTCCTGCAGTGCATTACCAG CTGCACAAAGTGGAGAAGTTCAAGTACAGCCGGAGCACGTCCGACTCACTCCACGCCAAGTACGACACCAAGACCTGCGCCCCCGTGGTGGGGGACGACCAGTGGGGTCACCTGCAGGTGGACGCTACCTCCCTCTTCCTGCTCTTCCTGGCTCAGATGACGGCGTCGG GTCTGCATATCGTCTACACTCAAGATGAAGTGGACGTGGTCCAGAATCTCATGTTTTACATCGAGGCGGCTTACAAAGTGGCC GATTACGGGATGTGGGAACGAGGGGACAAGACCAACCAGGGGATTACGGAAATCAACGCCAGCTCCATCGGCACGGCCAAG GCCGCTCTGGAGGCCCTGGACGAACTGAACCTGTTTGGAGCTAAAGGCGGACCCGGATCGGTGGTCCACGCCTTGGCAGACGACATCCAGCACTGCCAG TCCATCCTCACGTCCATGCTGCCCAGAGCATCCATCTCCAAGGAGGTGGACGCAGGAGTGCTGGCCATCATCTCTTACCCCGCCTTTGCCGTGGAGGACATCGGCATCGTCAACGTGACCAAGGAGGAGATCATCTCCAAGCTGCAG GGTCGCTACGGCTGCTGCAGGTTCCTGAGAGATGGACACAAAACCCCCAAAGAG GATCCCAGCCGTCTGTATTACGAGTCTGCCGAGCTCAAGTTGTTTGAGAACATCGAATGCGAGTGGCCTCTTTTCTGGACCTACCTCATCCTGGATGGAATCTTCACCAACAGCCCTGAGCAG GTACAGGAGTACCAGGAAGCTTTGGAGGCTATCTTGATCAAGCAAAAGGACGGAATCCGACTCTTGCCCGAGCTCTACAGTGTCCCGCCGGATAAG GTGGAGGAAGAGTACGTGAATCCTCACACCGTGGAGAGGATCCCCATGGGGAAGTGTCCCCTCAAGTGGGGGCAATCTCTCTACGTTCTAGGAAAGCTCTTATCCGAG GGATTTCTTGCCCCCGGAGAGATCGACCCTCTGAACCGTCGCTTCTCCACCATCCCCAAGCCCGATGTGGTGGTGCAAG TTTCCGTCCTGGCTGAGACGGAGGAGATCAAGGAGCTGCTGCTCAAGCACGGCATCCACGTGGAGACGGTGGCGGACATCCATCCCATCCACGTGCAGCCCTCTAGGGTGCTCAGCCACATCTACGCCCGCCTCG GTCGCAACCCCAGGCTGGGCTTGACGGGGCGGCCCTACAGGATGATCGGAATCCTGGGAACTTCCAAGTTCTACATCATCCGGAACACCATCTTCTCATTCACGCCTCAG TTTCTGGACCACCAGCAGTTCTACCTGGCTCTGGACAACAAAATGATCGTGGAGATGCTGAGGACGGAAATTTCCTACTTGTCGTCCAGGTGGAGGATGACGGGAAGACCCACCGTCACTTTCCCCGTCTCGCAAAGCATGCTGA CTGAAGACCGCGCCAACCTCGACCCCGCCGTGTTGGCCACCCTCAAGAAACTCCAGGACGGCTACTACGGAGGAGCAAG GATCCAGACGGGCAAGCTGTCGGAATTCTTGACCACGTCGTGTTTCGCTCACCTCAGCTTCTTGGATGGTAAGGCCTTAGGCGGCACGCACGGCCGCGCCCACGACGAGTTTGACCATCTCGACGGCGAGGGATACGTGCATGAATTGAGCTGCGACGATG AGGCTGACGATCTCGCCCAGTACTTGGACCACCTCTTGGCCCACTCGGCCCCCAAAAAGCCCAATGCGCAGATGGGTGGTCTGGGGAAGTTCAAGGCGGTTGCCTCCAAAACCAAGGACATGGTCTCTCTCAAGAACAAGGCTCAAAGTCTCAACGTTCAAG AAGTCAACATGTACCTACCCAATAAGCTCTTTCACTGTCATCAGCCGTCCCTCAACCTCCCAGACCCGTCCACGGCGCCGAACACTCAG GTCCCGGAAGTGACGTTGACGCCCGAGAGCGGAGTGCCGAGGGACGCCGGCGGCGCCGTGGATTACAGCGCTCTCGTGCAACTCCTGAAGGAAACGAAAAGTCTTCAAGACCAGGCCGACATCCTCTACATCCTCTTCAAGGACAA AGGCATGGACTGGGACACGGGTCTTCACGGCAAAGAAGCCACGGTGCGCTCTCTGCTCGGGGACCTGTACGAGAAAGCCGGAGAGCTCAAGCACTGGGGCCTGATTAGGATGATCTCCGGCATGTTGAGGAAGAAAGTGGAGGAACTGGACTCG GCCTGCTCCGACCTGCTGGCCCACCAGAAGCACCTGACAGTGGGCCTGCCCCCGGAGCCTCGCGAGAAGACCATTTCGGCGCCCATCCCCCTGGACCGACTGGCGGCAGTCATCGACGAAGCCAGCGACGGCAACATTAGCGTGGCCATCCTCACCCAG GAGGTGATGGTGTACCTGGCCATGAGCATCCGGACGCAGCCCAACCTGTTCAGCGAGATGTTCCGCCTTCGCATCGGGCTCATCATCCAGGTCATGGCCACCGAGCTGGCGCAGTCGCTCAATTGCTCCG GCGAGGAGGCCACGGAGAGCCTGATGAGCCTGAGTCCGTCCGAGCTCAAGAACCTTCTGCACCACATCCTGAGCGGGAAGGAGTTCGGCGTGGAGCGCAGCG TCCGCGAGGCCGACGGCGCCCTCAGTCCGGCCATCTCCATCCATCACCTGGGCAACGTGGGCGCCACCAAGAGCGAGAGGGCGGGAATCAGCAAGCTCAAGAGCGACATGAAGACG CTGGAGCACAGGATGTCCCTCACCCAG GCGGATCGCAGAGTGTCTCTGACTGACGCCATTAAG CCGGACCAAAGCGCCGCGTCAGCTCGCAag AGCCTCCGGTCTCACTCGCTGGACATCGGCAAGATGGAGTCCGGG AGGTACCGACTCCCCTCCGTCGAGTCGCTGGACATCCCCGAGGGCGCGTCGTTCGCCAAGGACGCCAGACAAGGCCAGTGGCTGCGCAGGAGGCGCCTGGACGGATCCCTCAACCGCGTCCCCGTCGGGTTCTACCAGAAGGTTTGGAGGATTCTGCAGAAA TGTCACGGCCTGTCCATCGAGGGCTACGTCCTCCCGTCGTCCACCACCAGAGAG ATGACCCCCGGCGAGATCAAGTTCTCCCTGCACGTGGAGACGGTCCTCAATCGTGTCCCGCAACCCGAGTACCGCCAGCTCCTGGTGGAAGCCATCTTGGTGCTCACCATGTTGTCCGACGTGGACGTCCCCACCATCGGCTCCATCGTCCACGCTGACAAGATCGTCCGGCTGGCCGACGACATGTTCCACAAAGATCAG AGAGACCTGGGCGCCGACGAAGACCTGCTGGAGCGAGACCCCTCCACCGGCGTGTGCAAACTCCTTTACGACAGCGCCCCTAGCGGCCGCTTCGGCAGCATGACCTACCTGACCAAGGCGGTGGCCGTGTACGTGCAGGACTTCCTGCCCGCCGGCTCGTGCGCCGTCCAGTGA
- the phka1a gene encoding phosphorylase b kinase regulatory subunit alpha, skeletal muscle isoform isoform X2, with product MRSRSNSGVKLDNYARIVQQTILQHQDPVTGLLPGNGEQPDAWVRDNVYAIVSVWALSLAYRKNADRDEDKAKAYELEQSVVKLMRGVLQCITRQLHKVEKFKYSRSTSDSLHAKYDTKTCAPVVGDDQWGHLQVDATSLFLLFLAQMTASGLHIVYTQDEVDVVQNLMFYIEAAYKVADYGMWERGDKTNQGITEINASSIGTAKAALEALDELNLFGAKGGPGSVVHALADDIQHCQSILTSMLPRASISKEVDAGVLAIISYPAFAVEDIGIVNVTKEEIISKLQGRYGCCRFLRDGHKTPKEDPSRLYYESAELKLFENIECEWPLFWTYLILDGIFTNSPEQVQEYQEALEAILIKQKDGIRLLPELYSVPPDKVEEEYVNPHTVERIPMGKCPLKWGQSLYVLGKLLSEGFLAPGEIDPLNRRFSTIPKPDVVVQVSVLAETEEIKELLLKHGIHVETVADIHPIHVQPSRVLSHIYARLGRNPRLGLTGRPYRMIGILGTSKFYIIRNTIFSFTPQFLDHQQFYLALDNKMIVEMLRTEISYLSSRWRMTGRPTVTFPVSQSMLTEDRANLDPAVLATLKKLQDGYYGGARIQTGKLSEFLTTSCFAHLSFLDGKALGGTHGRAHDEFDHLDGEGYVHELSCDDEADDLAQYLDHLLAHSAPKKPNAQMGGLGKFKAVASKTKDMVSLKNKAQSLNVQEVNMYLPNKLFHCHQPSLNLPDPSTAPNTQVPEVTLTPESGVPRDAGGAVDYSALVQLLKETKSLQDQADILYILFKDKGMDWDTGLHGKEATVRSLLGDLYEKAGELKHWGLIRMISGMLRKKVEELDSACSDLLAHQKHLTVGLPPEPREKTISAPIPLDRLAAVIDEASDGNISVAILTQEVMVYLAMSIRTQPNLFSEMFRLRIGLIIQVMATELAQSLNCSGEEATESLMSLSPSELKNLLHHILSGKEFGVERSVREADGALSPAISIHHLGNVGATKSERAGISKLKSDMKTLEHRMSLTQADRRVSLTDAIKPDQSAASARKSLRSHSLDIGKMESGRYRLPSVESLDIPEGASFAKDARQGQWLRRRRLDGSLNRVPVGFYQKVWRILQKCHGLSIEGYVLPSSTTREMTPGEIKFSLHVETVLNRVPQPEYRQLLVEAILVLTMLSDVDVPTIGSIVHADKIVRLADDMFHKDQRDLGADEDLLERDPSTGVCKLLYDSAPSGRFGSMTYLTKAVAVYVQDFLPAGSCAVQ from the exons ATGAGGAGCAGGAGCAACTCGGGCGTTAAACTGGACAACTATGCCCGGATCGTGCAGCAAACGATCCTGCAGCACCAA GACCCCGTCACGGGACTTCTCCCCGGAAACGGCGAGCAGCCGGATGCCTGGGTCCGAGACAATGTCTACGCCATCGTGTCGGTGTGGGCGCTCAGCCTGGCCTACAGGAAGAACGCCGACAGGGACGAAGACAAGGCCAAGGCTTACGAACTGGAGCAG AGCGTGGTGAAGCTCATGAGAGGCGTCCTGCAGTGCATTACCAGGCAG CTGCACAAAGTGGAGAAGTTCAAGTACAGCCGGAGCACGTCCGACTCACTCCACGCCAAGTACGACACCAAGACCTGCGCCCCCGTGGTGGGGGACGACCAGTGGGGTCACCTGCAGGTGGACGCTACCTCCCTCTTCCTGCTCTTCCTGGCTCAGATGACGGCGTCGG GTCTGCATATCGTCTACACTCAAGATGAAGTGGACGTGGTCCAGAATCTCATGTTTTACATCGAGGCGGCTTACAAAGTGGCC GATTACGGGATGTGGGAACGAGGGGACAAGACCAACCAGGGGATTACGGAAATCAACGCCAGCTCCATCGGCACGGCCAAG GCCGCTCTGGAGGCCCTGGACGAACTGAACCTGTTTGGAGCTAAAGGCGGACCCGGATCGGTGGTCCACGCCTTGGCAGACGACATCCAGCACTGCCAG TCCATCCTCACGTCCATGCTGCCCAGAGCATCCATCTCCAAGGAGGTGGACGCAGGAGTGCTGGCCATCATCTCTTACCCCGCCTTTGCCGTGGAGGACATCGGCATCGTCAACGTGACCAAGGAGGAGATCATCTCCAAGCTGCAG GGTCGCTACGGCTGCTGCAGGTTCCTGAGAGATGGACACAAAACCCCCAAAGAG GATCCCAGCCGTCTGTATTACGAGTCTGCCGAGCTCAAGTTGTTTGAGAACATCGAATGCGAGTGGCCTCTTTTCTGGACCTACCTCATCCTGGATGGAATCTTCACCAACAGCCCTGAGCAG GTACAGGAGTACCAGGAAGCTTTGGAGGCTATCTTGATCAAGCAAAAGGACGGAATCCGACTCTTGCCCGAGCTCTACAGTGTCCCGCCGGATAAG GTGGAGGAAGAGTACGTGAATCCTCACACCGTGGAGAGGATCCCCATGGGGAAGTGTCCCCTCAAGTGGGGGCAATCTCTCTACGTTCTAGGAAAGCTCTTATCCGAG GGATTTCTTGCCCCCGGAGAGATCGACCCTCTGAACCGTCGCTTCTCCACCATCCCCAAGCCCGATGTGGTGGTGCAAG TTTCCGTCCTGGCTGAGACGGAGGAGATCAAGGAGCTGCTGCTCAAGCACGGCATCCACGTGGAGACGGTGGCGGACATCCATCCCATCCACGTGCAGCCCTCTAGGGTGCTCAGCCACATCTACGCCCGCCTCG GTCGCAACCCCAGGCTGGGCTTGACGGGGCGGCCCTACAGGATGATCGGAATCCTGGGAACTTCCAAGTTCTACATCATCCGGAACACCATCTTCTCATTCACGCCTCAG TTTCTGGACCACCAGCAGTTCTACCTGGCTCTGGACAACAAAATGATCGTGGAGATGCTGAGGACGGAAATTTCCTACTTGTCGTCCAGGTGGAGGATGACGGGAAGACCCACCGTCACTTTCCCCGTCTCGCAAAGCATGCTGA CTGAAGACCGCGCCAACCTCGACCCCGCCGTGTTGGCCACCCTCAAGAAACTCCAGGACGGCTACTACGGAGGAGCAAG GATCCAGACGGGCAAGCTGTCGGAATTCTTGACCACGTCGTGTTTCGCTCACCTCAGCTTCTTGGATGGTAAGGCCTTAGGCGGCACGCACGGCCGCGCCCACGACGAGTTTGACCATCTCGACGGCGAGGGATACGTGCATGAATTGAGCTGCGACGATG AGGCTGACGATCTCGCCCAGTACTTGGACCACCTCTTGGCCCACTCGGCCCCCAAAAAGCCCAATGCGCAGATGGGTGGTCTGGGGAAGTTCAAGGCGGTTGCCTCCAAAACCAAGGACATGGTCTCTCTCAAGAACAAGGCTCAAAGTCTCAACGTTCAAG AAGTCAACATGTACCTACCCAATAAGCTCTTTCACTGTCATCAGCCGTCCCTCAACCTCCCAGACCCGTCCACGGCGCCGAACACTCAG GTCCCGGAAGTGACGTTGACGCCCGAGAGCGGAGTGCCGAGGGACGCCGGCGGCGCCGTGGATTACAGCGCTCTCGTGCAACTCCTGAAGGAAACGAAAAGTCTTCAAGACCAGGCCGACATCCTCTACATCCTCTTCAAGGACAA AGGCATGGACTGGGACACGGGTCTTCACGGCAAAGAAGCCACGGTGCGCTCTCTGCTCGGGGACCTGTACGAGAAAGCCGGAGAGCTCAAGCACTGGGGCCTGATTAGGATGATCTCCGGCATGTTGAGGAAGAAAGTGGAGGAACTGGACTCG GCCTGCTCCGACCTGCTGGCCCACCAGAAGCACCTGACAGTGGGCCTGCCCCCGGAGCCTCGCGAGAAGACCATTTCGGCGCCCATCCCCCTGGACCGACTGGCGGCAGTCATCGACGAAGCCAGCGACGGCAACATTAGCGTGGCCATCCTCACCCAG GAGGTGATGGTGTACCTGGCCATGAGCATCCGGACGCAGCCCAACCTGTTCAGCGAGATGTTCCGCCTTCGCATCGGGCTCATCATCCAGGTCATGGCCACCGAGCTGGCGCAGTCGCTCAATTGCTCCG GCGAGGAGGCCACGGAGAGCCTGATGAGCCTGAGTCCGTCCGAGCTCAAGAACCTTCTGCACCACATCCTGAGCGGGAAGGAGTTCGGCGTGGAGCGCAGCG TCCGCGAGGCCGACGGCGCCCTCAGTCCGGCCATCTCCATCCATCACCTGGGCAACGTGGGCGCCACCAAGAGCGAGAGGGCGGGAATCAGCAAGCTCAAGAGCGACATGAAGACG CTGGAGCACAGGATGTCCCTCACCCAG GCGGATCGCAGAGTGTCTCTGACTGACGCCATTAAG CCGGACCAAAGCGCCGCGTCAGCTCGCAag AGCCTCCGGTCTCACTCGCTGGACATCGGCAAGATGGAGTCCGGG AGGTACCGACTCCCCTCCGTCGAGTCGCTGGACATCCCCGAGGGCGCGTCGTTCGCCAAGGACGCCAGACAAGGCCAGTGGCTGCGCAGGAGGCGCCTGGACGGATCCCTCAACCGCGTCCCCGTCGGGTTCTACCAGAAGGTTTGGAGGATTCTGCAGAAA TGTCACGGCCTGTCCATCGAGGGCTACGTCCTCCCGTCGTCCACCACCAGAGAG ATGACCCCCGGCGAGATCAAGTTCTCCCTGCACGTGGAGACGGTCCTCAATCGTGTCCCGCAACCCGAGTACCGCCAGCTCCTGGTGGAAGCCATCTTGGTGCTCACCATGTTGTCCGACGTGGACGTCCCCACCATCGGCTCCATCGTCCACGCTGACAAGATCGTCCGGCTGGCCGACGACATGTTCCACAAAGATCAG AGAGACCTGGGCGCCGACGAAGACCTGCTGGAGCGAGACCCCTCCACCGGCGTGTGCAAACTCCTTTACGACAGCGCCCCTAGCGGCCGCTTCGGCAGCATGACCTACCTGACCAAGGCGGTGGCCGTGTACGTGCAGGACTTCCTGCCCGCCGGCTCGTGCGCCGTCCAGTGA
- the phka1a gene encoding phosphorylase b kinase regulatory subunit alpha, skeletal muscle isoform isoform X7, translating to MKRVCVREGPRHGTSPRKRRAAGCLGPRQCLRHRVGVGAQPGLQEERRQGRRQGQGLRTGAERGEAHERRPAVHYQAGTVRRQGVVPWRRSLFSALCLSQLHKVEKFKYSRSTSDSLHAKYDTKTCAPVVGDDQWGHLQVDATSLFLLFLAQMTASGLHIVYTQDEVDVVQNLMFYIEAAYKVADYGMWERGDKTNQGITEINASSIGTAKAALEALDELNLFGAKGGPGSVVHALADDIQHCQSILTSMLPRASISKEVDAGVLAIISYPAFAVEDIGIVNVTKEEIISKLQGRYGCCRFLRDGHKTPKEDPSRLYYESAELKLFENIECEWPLFWTYLILDGIFTNSPEQVQEYQEALEAILIKQKDGIRLLPELYSVPPDKVEEEYVNPHTVERIPMGKCPLKWGQSLYVLGKLLSEGFLAPGEIDPLNRRFSTIPKPDVVVQVSVLAETEEIKELLLKHGIHVETVADIHPIHVQPSRVLSHIYARLGRNPRLGLTGRPYRMIGILGTSKFYIIRNTIFSFTPQFLDHQQFYLALDNKMIVEMLRTEISYLSSRWRMTGRPTVTFPVSQSMLTEDRANLDPAVLATLKKLQDGYYGGARIQTGKLSEFLTTSCFAHLSFLDGKALGGTHGRAHDEFDHLDGEGYVHELSCDDEADDLAQYLDHLLAHSAPKKPNAQMGGLGKFKAVASKTKDMVSLKNKAQSLNVQEVNMYLPNKLFHCHQPSLNLPDPSTAPNTQVPEVTLTPESGVPRDAGGAVDYSALVQLLKETKSLQDQADILYILFKDKGMDWDTGLHGKEATVRSLLGDLYEKAGELKHWGLIRMISGMLRKKVEELDSACSDLLAHQKHLTVGLPPEPREKTISAPIPLDRLAAVIDEASDGNISVAILTQEVMVYLAMSIRTQPNLFSEMFRLRIGLIIQVMATELAQSLNCSGEEATESLMSLSPSELKNLLHHILSGKEFGVERSVREADGALSPAISIHHLGNVGATKSERAGISKLKSDMKTRYRLPSVESLDIPEGASFAKDARQGQWLRRRRLDGSLNRVPVGFYQKVWRILQKCHGLSIEGYVLPSSTTREMTPGEIKFSLHVETVLNRVPQPEYRQLLVEAILVLTMLSDVDVPTIGSIVHADKIVRLADDMFHKDQRDLGADEDLLERDPSTGVCKLLYDSAPSGRFGSMTYLTKAVAVYVQDFLPAGSCAVQ from the exons ATGAaacgtgtttgtgtgcgtgaaGGACCCCGTCACGGGACTTCTCCCCGGAAACGGCGAGCAGCCGGATGCCTGGGTCCGAGACAATGTCTACGCCATCGTGTCGGTGTGGGCGCTCAGCCTGGCCTACAGGAAGAACGCCGACAGGGACGAAGACAAGGCCAAGGCTTACGAACTGGAGCAG AGCGTGGTGAAGCTCATGAGAGGCGTCCTGCAGTGCATTACCAGGCAGGTACTGTACGCCGTCAGGGCGTGGTCCCGTGGAGGCGGAGCCTATTCTCGGCTTTATGTCTTTCGCAGCTGCACAAAGTGGAGAAGTTCAAGTACAGCCGGAGCACGTCCGACTCACTCCACGCCAAGTACGACACCAAGACCTGCGCCCCCGTGGTGGGGGACGACCAGTGGGGTCACCTGCAGGTGGACGCTACCTCCCTCTTCCTGCTCTTCCTGGCTCAGATGACGGCGTCGG GTCTGCATATCGTCTACACTCAAGATGAAGTGGACGTGGTCCAGAATCTCATGTTTTACATCGAGGCGGCTTACAAAGTGGCC GATTACGGGATGTGGGAACGAGGGGACAAGACCAACCAGGGGATTACGGAAATCAACGCCAGCTCCATCGGCACGGCCAAG GCCGCTCTGGAGGCCCTGGACGAACTGAACCTGTTTGGAGCTAAAGGCGGACCCGGATCGGTGGTCCACGCCTTGGCAGACGACATCCAGCACTGCCAG TCCATCCTCACGTCCATGCTGCCCAGAGCATCCATCTCCAAGGAGGTGGACGCAGGAGTGCTGGCCATCATCTCTTACCCCGCCTTTGCCGTGGAGGACATCGGCATCGTCAACGTGACCAAGGAGGAGATCATCTCCAAGCTGCAG GGTCGCTACGGCTGCTGCAGGTTCCTGAGAGATGGACACAAAACCCCCAAAGAG GATCCCAGCCGTCTGTATTACGAGTCTGCCGAGCTCAAGTTGTTTGAGAACATCGAATGCGAGTGGCCTCTTTTCTGGACCTACCTCATCCTGGATGGAATCTTCACCAACAGCCCTGAGCAG GTACAGGAGTACCAGGAAGCTTTGGAGGCTATCTTGATCAAGCAAAAGGACGGAATCCGACTCTTGCCCGAGCTCTACAGTGTCCCGCCGGATAAG GTGGAGGAAGAGTACGTGAATCCTCACACCGTGGAGAGGATCCCCATGGGGAAGTGTCCCCTCAAGTGGGGGCAATCTCTCTACGTTCTAGGAAAGCTCTTATCCGAG GGATTTCTTGCCCCCGGAGAGATCGACCCTCTGAACCGTCGCTTCTCCACCATCCCCAAGCCCGATGTGGTGGTGCAAG TTTCCGTCCTGGCTGAGACGGAGGAGATCAAGGAGCTGCTGCTCAAGCACGGCATCCACGTGGAGACGGTGGCGGACATCCATCCCATCCACGTGCAGCCCTCTAGGGTGCTCAGCCACATCTACGCCCGCCTCG GTCGCAACCCCAGGCTGGGCTTGACGGGGCGGCCCTACAGGATGATCGGAATCCTGGGAACTTCCAAGTTCTACATCATCCGGAACACCATCTTCTCATTCACGCCTCAG TTTCTGGACCACCAGCAGTTCTACCTGGCTCTGGACAACAAAATGATCGTGGAGATGCTGAGGACGGAAATTTCCTACTTGTCGTCCAGGTGGAGGATGACGGGAAGACCCACCGTCACTTTCCCCGTCTCGCAAAGCATGCTGA CTGAAGACCGCGCCAACCTCGACCCCGCCGTGTTGGCCACCCTCAAGAAACTCCAGGACGGCTACTACGGAGGAGCAAG GATCCAGACGGGCAAGCTGTCGGAATTCTTGACCACGTCGTGTTTCGCTCACCTCAGCTTCTTGGATGGTAAGGCCTTAGGCGGCACGCACGGCCGCGCCCACGACGAGTTTGACCATCTCGACGGCGAGGGATACGTGCATGAATTGAGCTGCGACGATG AGGCTGACGATCTCGCCCAGTACTTGGACCACCTCTTGGCCCACTCGGCCCCCAAAAAGCCCAATGCGCAGATGGGTGGTCTGGGGAAGTTCAAGGCGGTTGCCTCCAAAACCAAGGACATGGTCTCTCTCAAGAACAAGGCTCAAAGTCTCAACGTTCAAG AAGTCAACATGTACCTACCCAATAAGCTCTTTCACTGTCATCAGCCGTCCCTCAACCTCCCAGACCCGTCCACGGCGCCGAACACTCAG GTCCCGGAAGTGACGTTGACGCCCGAGAGCGGAGTGCCGAGGGACGCCGGCGGCGCCGTGGATTACAGCGCTCTCGTGCAACTCCTGAAGGAAACGAAAAGTCTTCAAGACCAGGCCGACATCCTCTACATCCTCTTCAAGGACAA AGGCATGGACTGGGACACGGGTCTTCACGGCAAAGAAGCCACGGTGCGCTCTCTGCTCGGGGACCTGTACGAGAAAGCCGGAGAGCTCAAGCACTGGGGCCTGATTAGGATGATCTCCGGCATGTTGAGGAAGAAAGTGGAGGAACTGGACTCG GCCTGCTCCGACCTGCTGGCCCACCAGAAGCACCTGACAGTGGGCCTGCCCCCGGAGCCTCGCGAGAAGACCATTTCGGCGCCCATCCCCCTGGACCGACTGGCGGCAGTCATCGACGAAGCCAGCGACGGCAACATTAGCGTGGCCATCCTCACCCAG GAGGTGATGGTGTACCTGGCCATGAGCATCCGGACGCAGCCCAACCTGTTCAGCGAGATGTTCCGCCTTCGCATCGGGCTCATCATCCAGGTCATGGCCACCGAGCTGGCGCAGTCGCTCAATTGCTCCG GCGAGGAGGCCACGGAGAGCCTGATGAGCCTGAGTCCGTCCGAGCTCAAGAACCTTCTGCACCACATCCTGAGCGGGAAGGAGTTCGGCGTGGAGCGCAGCG TCCGCGAGGCCGACGGCGCCCTCAGTCCGGCCATCTCCATCCATCACCTGGGCAACGTGGGCGCCACCAAGAGCGAGAGGGCGGGAATCAGCAAGCTCAAGAGCGACATGAAGACG AGGTACCGACTCCCCTCCGTCGAGTCGCTGGACATCCCCGAGGGCGCGTCGTTCGCCAAGGACGCCAGACAAGGCCAGTGGCTGCGCAGGAGGCGCCTGGACGGATCCCTCAACCGCGTCCCCGTCGGGTTCTACCAGAAGGTTTGGAGGATTCTGCAGAAA TGTCACGGCCTGTCCATCGAGGGCTACGTCCTCCCGTCGTCCACCACCAGAGAG ATGACCCCCGGCGAGATCAAGTTCTCCCTGCACGTGGAGACGGTCCTCAATCGTGTCCCGCAACCCGAGTACCGCCAGCTCCTGGTGGAAGCCATCTTGGTGCTCACCATGTTGTCCGACGTGGACGTCCCCACCATCGGCTCCATCGTCCACGCTGACAAGATCGTCCGGCTGGCCGACGACATGTTCCACAAAGATCAG AGAGACCTGGGCGCCGACGAAGACCTGCTGGAGCGAGACCCCTCCACCGGCGTGTGCAAACTCCTTTACGACAGCGCCCCTAGCGGCCGCTTCGGCAGCATGACCTACCTGACCAAGGCGGTGGCCGTGTACGTGCAGGACTTCCTGCCCGCCGGCTCGTGCGCCGTCCAGTGA